From one Flavobacterium sp. N502536 genomic stretch:
- the accD gene encoding acetyl-CoA carboxylase, carboxyltransferase subunit beta — MAWFKRQEKGITTATEDKMDVPKGLWYKSPTGKIIDADELARNLFVSPEDDFHVRIGSATYFEILFDNNEFVELDKNMTSKDPLHFVDTKKYAERLKDVMEKTHLKDAVRTGVGKSKGKELVICCMDFAFIGGSMGAVVGEKIARGIDHAIKNKLPFVMISKSGGARMMEAAYSLMQLAKTSVKLAQLAEAKLPYISLCTDPTTGGTTASYAMLGDINISEPGALIGFAGPRVVRDTTGKDLPEGFQTAEFLLEHGFLDFITPRKELKDKINLYIDLIQNNDIR; from the coding sequence ATGGCTTGGTTTAAAAGACAGGAAAAAGGGATTACAACTGCTACTGAAGATAAGATGGACGTTCCGAAAGGATTGTGGTACAAATCTCCTACAGGAAAAATTATTGACGCTGACGAATTAGCCCGAAACTTATTTGTAAGCCCGGAAGATGATTTTCATGTTCGAATTGGAAGCGCAACCTATTTTGAAATTTTATTCGACAATAATGAGTTTGTTGAATTAGATAAAAACATGACTTCTAAAGATCCTCTGCATTTTGTGGATACAAAAAAATACGCAGAACGATTGAAAGACGTAATGGAGAAAACACACTTAAAGGACGCAGTGCGTACCGGAGTGGGAAAATCTAAAGGAAAAGAACTTGTAATTTGCTGTATGGATTTTGCCTTTATTGGTGGATCTATGGGAGCTGTTGTGGGAGAAAAAATCGCCAGAGGTATTGATCACGCGATCAAAAACAAATTGCCTTTTGTAATGATTTCAAAATCAGGTGGTGCACGTATGATGGAAGCCGCTTATTCGTTAATGCAGCTGGCTAAAACATCTGTGAAATTAGCGCAATTAGCAGAAGCTAAATTACCATACATCTCACTTTGTACAGATCCAACTACCGGAGGAACAACCGCATCATACGCTATGTTAGGAGACATCAACATCTCTGAGCCAGGTGCTTTGATTGGTTTCGCTGGTCCACGTGTAGTTCGTGACACAACTGGTAAAGATTTACCGGAAGGTTTTCAAACTGCCGAGTTCTTATTAGAGCACGGTTTCCTTGACTTTATCACGCCAAGAAAAGAATTGAAAGACAAAATCAATTTGTATATCGATTTGATTCAGAATAATGATATTAGATAG